In Nocardia sp. NBC_00403, the DNA window GAAGAATCCCGGATCAGCCGCGCAGTGCGTTCCACATTCGAGTCCCGACTGTCCCAGAACCGCAGGGGGTGCATGAACCTTGACCAGCGAAGATGACGCTTCGACGCTGCCCAGGCGACAGCTTGGGCGATTCCTCCGCGAAACCCGCGAAGGACAGGGGCTGTCCCTCGACCAAGCCGCGAAGCTGGCCGAACTGAGCAAGAGTGGGCTACACCGCATCGAAACCGCGCAGGTGGCGAAGGTAAAGATTCGCGAAATCAGAGCCCTGTGCGAGATATACGGAGTGTCAGCGGACGAAACCAGCCGCGTGCTCAAACTTGCCGAGCAGGCACAGGTCAAGAGTTGGCACACTGCGTTCGACGGTCTCTACAGCGATTCCACATTCAATATGTTCGTTGGACTCGAAGCCTCTGCGCGCCAGCTGATTTCATACCATGAGATCGTTCCCGGCCTGTTGCAGACGGCCGACTACGCACGCGCACTGATCAGCGCGTTCTATCGTGATAGCAGCCCGGAGGACATCGACCGCCGGGTGGAGCTGCGACTGAAACGGCAAGCGATCATCACCCGCAAGTCCGACCCAGTGAAACTCGAACTGTTGCTTCACGAATCCGCTCTACACCGCGTCCTCGGCAGCCCTCGCATCATGGCCGCACAGTTGCGACACCTGGCCGAGATCAGCAAGCTACCAAACGTCTCACTTCGGATACACCCGTTCACGAGTGGGTGCATGTTGGGCCTGTTGCACGGCCCGTTAGTGATCCTCGATTTCGGCATCAACGCCAAGGGTGAGCAGGTTGAGCCACCGCTGGTCTATTTCGAAGGTGCCGGTAAGCCGGATCTTTACCTCGAGAGTGCCGACGATGTCCGGCGTTATGCTGAGCTTGCTACGGCCATCCGGAGTACATGCGTGGATGAAACGAGATCGCGAGACCTGCTCAGGCAGGCAGCAAGGAGTTATGCAGCGTGAATGCGAACCCGACCGGAGTGAACTGGTTCAAGAGCAGCCACAGCAGCGGCCAAACCGAGTGCGTTGAGGTGGCGTGGCTCGACGGGGCCAACGTTGGCGTTCGTGACTCGAAGAACCCTACCGGCCCGGCACTGATCTTCACCCCGAGCGAATGGGACGCCTTCACCGCTGGCGTCACCAACGGAGAGTTCAACCACCCAGCCTGAGCCAGGCACAACCACCGAGCACCCTCACAGCAGCCCGGACGGCGAAGGAGCTCGAGTGTGAACAACATTGACTTGTCTCGAGCTCCCTGGTTCAAAAGCAGTCACAGTGGCAGCCAGAGCGACTGTGTTGAGGTGGCGTGGCTCGCAGGCGGCGGCGTCAGCGTCCGCGATTCGAATAACCCCAGCAGTCCGGCGCTGATCTTCACGCCGGGCGAATGGGACGCCTTCACCGCTGGCGTCATGGTCGGAGACGACCGCCCCCTAGACGAGTAGGTCCAAAGTTCGCTGACTGATAGTTCGCCAGTGTCGAAGTTTGTGGGAATTCCGGATCGCCTCGGCCCACTCGAGTCTCGACTGCATGCCGGCTGCCGCAACCGCCGCGTCTGCAGTCGGGCTGGGATACTTGCTGCCGTGCTCTCGGTAAAGATGAACGATCTGGCGGTCAGTCTGTGGGCGTGCTGCCGAGTCTCGGTTTGATGGAGCCACCGGGAGGGCTGAATGCCGCTCTCAGCGAGCGTGTGGCTCGTGGAATCGTCCACCGGGGTGAGGTTTTGACGTGGGCCGACTCCACCGCCGACGCCGACAATGCGCCATCATTCTTTCCCGATCTCACCGGTTGGGAATGCAACGACAGTTCATTTCATCTGGAGGACTTCGTCCCAGTTGACGTCGTCACCATCGATGACCAGCCGTCCATCGGAGAGGACGGCCAGCGGATTCTGCTCCTGCGCGGAGTCGCGCTGGCCGCAGCGATAGGCCGCCTCGTCCACGGACTCGATCCACCAACTCCAGTGCGCTGCATCGTCGGCGTCAACGAGACCAATGCCACGTTCAGGTTCGACCGAATTCGTGTCGGCGAACGCTGGAACTCCCCACACCTGGACGACTATCGACAGGACAAAATGATCGTCGTCGACATCGAACCAGCCGACGACATTTGAAATACACGCAGGCGGGCCCGAGCACCATCGTCTTCTGCGGCACGGACTCCGCGCTCACCGGCGCCGACCGCGAGCACGCCGAGGTGTCGATGCCTGTGCTGCACCTGCGGCAATCCGCGCTGGCGCACATCAACACCATGCTGCTGCAAGCGGTTCTGGAGGATCCGCGATTCAACGACCTGGTCGGGGCGACCGAACGGCGCGCACTGTCGCCGTTGTTCTGGTCCAACTTCAACCTCTACGCCCGGTTCCGGCTCGACACGAACACCTGCCTGGACCTCACCCGGGAAGGCAACCAGGTCGCGGTCCTCGTCCGCAGCTCACACCTTCTACTTCGCCGGAGCACCGTCCCCGGACGGTTGCACGCCGATTGACCGGCCGGTACGTTCAATCCAGCTGAACAGGGGGCGGGGAGCCGGGCCGGCCCTGATCGATGTCATCGATGCAGCCGGCGACCGGGAGGAACACATGTCCAGCAGGGGAAAAACACTGCTCGGTGCCGCGTTTGCCGTCAGCGCTGTTGTCTTGCTTTCGGGATGTGGACAATCGAGCGACGGCGACGCCAAGCCCACAACTCCTTCCACAAGTGCCGCGCCTTCGCTGGCTGCTGATGCGCCGAGCAGCTACAACCCATGCAAAGACGTTCCACAAAGCGTGCTGGACGCGGAGAAGCTGCACCAAACCCGCATCGCCAACGACGATACGAGCGCTGGGGTCAAATGGCGCGGTTGCGCCTACGTACGGTCGAGCAGCTATGGGGTGAGTATCCGCACAACGAATCTCACCATCGATGCCGTCCGCAGCCGCAACTTCCCGGAGACCGCCGAGTTCACTATCAATGGCAGGCGGGCGATCTCGACACGTCAGTTCGACGGCCCGTTCATCAAAGAGGCATGCACCGTGGATGTCGAGATGAAGGGCGGCAGCCTCGAAATCAATCTGACCAACCCCAAGGCAACCGACACCGGAAACCTTGACTCGTGTCAGTTGGCGCGCGACTTGGCGGAGAAGGTTGCACCCAGTCTGCCCGCCACTGCCTGACTACTGCTGCACGGAACGATCTGGGAGGGGACCCATATGGCAAACGACGACAAGGTTCAACCGAGCCCATTGGCGAACCTAATAGGGGAAGCCCGTGACGGTCGGCTGACGGTGCGGATGGATCTCGAGAAGTTCGTCTATATAGACCGCGACTGCCAATACTTCAAGGATCAGATCGTAGACATCCAGAACAGGATGTCCGAGATCTCTCAGCAGGACACGTGGGGTCTCGGTGAAAAATTCGATCCGCAAGGAGATCGGGACCTGATCTCAGCCAAGACGATGGTCTCGCGCTGGCGGGAGAAGTCACAGAGCACACAGAACCCGAACAACATCTACGCGGTCATGGAATCGCACTACAAGGTCATCGAGGACTTCCAGACCCTGTTCCGCACCGTCCGCGAACGCATCACCAGCGTCGACACCGACCAGGCCACCAAATACCAGGACCTGGAGGCGAACCTGCCGAAGCAACCGCCAGCCCAGGCGAAGATCTTCTCCTGGCCAGGGCTGTAATGAACTGCATTCAGTCGCAATCCAGCAATGGTCGCCGCATGTCGCATTCCCCACGAGCGGCAGTCTTTGATCACCTCCATTCGGTGCCAAAGACCATAGCCGTCGTCGCTGGGATATTCGTTTTGTCCTCGTGCGGTTCAAGCAACTATGTTACGCCAACTGCGCAGCCGAGTTCTAGTTCCCAAGCGGTGTCGACAGTTGCTTCCGCTCCGTGCGTGAACTGGAAATCCAGAAAAACGCAGAACGCGGACGAGGAATATTTGACGGCGGAAATTGCGAAACTTTCTTTTCCGTCAGGAACTTGCCTATTCATGGTATACACAACTGACAGGAGCGAGAACCTGGGCAAAATATCGGTTACCGTTGGCCTCGATGTGGCAGCGTCGGCCGGTCCCGGCGATCTACGTCCGGTCGCCACTGATATCGCGCGCCTTCTCAAGAAGACTACAATTGCGTCGCGAATCTCGGTAGTGGACATTACTAACCTAGGCGCAGCGAAACCAAAGTATCGAGCGCTTCTAACCGATGAAAACTTCCAGGACCATCCGTGGAATGGCGCGGCACCTGCAGAATCCGAAATGGCGATCTGGAAAATTGTAGATCCATAATGAGATGGACAGTGATTACGGCCGTCCCAGAAATGCAGAAGCCGAACAGTTAAGGAGTGATTTTCAGTGGCGAGGGAGCTGAAAGTAGACGTCGATCTCCTTGAGACAGTACCGAAGTTTTGACTCACCGAAGTTGCTCCAGAGTTGACGCAGACAGCTGGGGAGATCGAACCGTTAAAATATAGGCTCAGCGACAAGACCGCGATCACGTACGCGATAAACGCCCGCGCGCTGATGGAGCGTCCGGTCGGGGCGACACGGGAACATCCGCCCACCTGAACTCCGGCAGTGTGGCTGTGTCGGCGAGTTTCTGAGCGTTGCGGCGATCGATCTGGTGCCCATGACTCGACTCCTAGTGGCGAAAATCCGTTGCGACGACCACCAGTCGGGAATACCGTTCGGTCATGCATATACATGCCTGCGGTGCAGGCGATCTGGACGAGTTGGCCGTCCTGCGCACACAACTGTGGCCGGACAGCTCTGTCGCCGAGCATCGCGCCGACGTCGGCGAGCAATACGACGGTTCAACCTCTGCGTCCGCATTCCTGGCTCGCGACGAGCACGGCGCCGCAGTCGGCTTCGGTGAAGTCACGTTGCGCCATGACTACGTCAACGGTTGCGACACCTCACCGGTCGCGTTCCTCGAGGGTCTCTTCGTGATCACTACCCACCGGAGAAGAGGAGTAGCCCGGGCGCTGTGCGCGGCGGTAGAGGCATGGGGTCGCGGCCACGGCTGCACCGAACTCGGCTCTGATGCCCTGCTGGGCAACGTCAACGCGCAGGAAATGCACGCCGCCTTGGGGTTCGAAGAACGCGAACGTGTTGTGTGTTACCGAAAGATGATGT includes these proteins:
- a CDS encoding helix-turn-helix domain-containing protein, with product MTSEDDASTLPRRQLGRFLRETREGQGLSLDQAAKLAELSKSGLHRIETAQVAKVKIREIRALCEIYGVSADETSRVLKLAEQAQVKSWHTAFDGLYSDSTFNMFVGLEASARQLISYHEIVPGLLQTADYARALISAFYRDSSPEDIDRRVELRLKRQAIITRKSDPVKLELLLHESALHRVLGSPRIMAAQLRHLAEISKLPNVSLRIHPFTSGCMLGLLHGPLVILDFGINAKGEQVEPPLVYFEGAGKPDLYLESADDVRRYAELATAIRSTCVDETRSRDLLRQAARSYAA
- a CDS encoding Tn3 family transposase; the protein is MKYTQAGPSTIVFCGTDSALTGADREHAEVSMPVLHLRQSALAHINTMLLQAVLEDPRFNDLVGATERRALSPLFWSNFNLYARFRLDTNTCLDLTREGNQVAVLVRSSHLLLRRSTVPGRLHAD
- a CDS encoding DUF397 domain-containing protein is translated as MNNIDLSRAPWFKSSHSGSQSDCVEVAWLAGGGVSVRDSNNPSSPALIFTPGEWDAFTAGVMVGDDRPLDE
- a CDS encoding DUF397 domain-containing protein, with translation MNANPTGVNWFKSSHSSGQTECVEVAWLDGANVGVRDSKNPTGPALIFTPSEWDAFTAGVTNGEFNHPA
- the aac(6') gene encoding aminoglycoside 6'-N-acetyltransferase; its protein translation is MHIHACGAGDLDELAVLRTQLWPDSSVAEHRADVGEQYDGSTSASAFLARDEHGAAVGFGEVTLRHDYVNGCDTSPVAFLEGLFVITTHRRRGVARALCAAVEAWGRGHGCTELGSDALLGNVNAQEMHAALGFEERERVVCYRKMM
- a CDS encoding DUF3558 domain-containing protein, whose protein sequence is MSSRGKTLLGAAFAVSAVVLLSGCGQSSDGDAKPTTPSTSAAPSLAADAPSSYNPCKDVPQSVLDAEKLHQTRIANDDTSAGVKWRGCAYVRSSSYGVSIRTTNLTIDAVRSRNFPETAEFTINGRRAISTRQFDGPFIKEACTVDVEMKGGSLEINLTNPKATDTGNLDSCQLARDLAEKVAPSLPATA